The genome window GACTGCTTCGCCCCCAGACGCAGACGCTCGATCTTGTCGAAGAACGCCTCTCCCAGTTGCGTGCGCAGGGTATCGCCGAGCAACTGCCCCAACAAATGGACATTTTCCCGCAAACGGGCATCGATCTCTGTCAAAACACACCTCGAACCAGCTGGCCTGTAAACTTGCCGAACCTTGAACCAACCACCCTGCAGGCTGACAAAGTCAGTCTAGGCTGATGCTTACAACCCGTTGAAAAATCCGCGGGCTGTGCACAACAAGGCTTCTATCGAGGTATATATGAAAATCCGTGAACTTGCCCAGCATTGGCAGCGTAACGCCACCGATGAGCTGTCCCCGACCCGCTATCAGCTGCGTCTGGGTCTGGAAGCCGGCGCCCGGCTGGAAGCACTGGCCGAGATGTATCCGCTACGCAGTGCCGAGGAACTGCTCGGCGAGCTGGTCGCCGCAGCCCTGGAAGAACTGGCGGCCAG of Pseudomonas pohangensis contains these proteins:
- a CDS encoding pilin assembly protein yields the protein MKIRELAQHWQRNATDELSPTRYQLRLGLEAGARLEALAEMYPLRSAEELLGELVAAALEELAASLPYVKGSRIIATDEQGDPQYEDIGPTPRFLALTHKHMEALRQVGGK